The following proteins come from a genomic window of Streptococcus oralis:
- a CDS encoding threonine/serine exporter family protein, whose protein sequence is MDESRELNAVIDVIMLAGTILLKSGSEIHRVEDTMIRIAHSQGIMDCNVLAMPAAIFFSIENTNISRMKRVTSSSYNIEKVCDVNQVSRELVGGQIDLSTAFKKLKEIGNQALPYTKFQVTVAATLSAPFFSIMFGGNVYDAFGAAIATLFGFAFSLYVEKFVRIPFVTAFAGAFVFGLIAQFWARYTGFPSTADLIIAGAVMPFVPGIALTNAVRDIMTNHINSGMSKMFESLLITLALGAGTSVALVLMT, encoded by the coding sequence ATGGACGAATCGAGAGAGTTGAATGCCGTCATTGATGTGATTATGCTAGCAGGAACCATTCTCCTGAAAAGTGGCTCAGAGATTCATCGGGTTGAGGATACTATGATCCGTATTGCCCATTCGCAAGGAATAATGGATTGCAATGTTCTTGCCATGCCCGCAGCTATTTTCTTTTCTATTGAAAACACCAATATTTCTCGGATGAAACGAGTGACCTCATCCTCTTATAACATTGAAAAAGTTTGCGATGTCAACCAAGTATCACGGGAGCTTGTCGGAGGGCAGATTGATCTCTCGACAGCCTTTAAAAAGCTGAAAGAAATTGGCAATCAAGCCCTTCCTTATACCAAGTTCCAAGTGACCGTAGCAGCGACCCTCAGTGCCCCTTTCTTCTCGATTATGTTTGGGGGCAATGTTTATGACGCTTTTGGCGCAGCTATTGCGACCTTATTTGGATTTGCCTTCTCTCTCTACGTAGAGAAGTTTGTCCGCATTCCTTTTGTAACGGCCTTTGCGGGTGCCTTTGTTTTCGGATTGATCGCCCAGTTCTGGGCCCGCTATACAGGATTTCCTTCGACAGCAGACCTGATCATAGCAGGAGCCGTCATGCCCTTTGTTCCAGGGATTGCTCTGACAAATGCGGTACGGGATATCATGACCAACCATATCAACTCTGGTATGAGCAAGATGTTTGAATCTTTGCTCATTACCCTCGCTTTAGGGGCTGGCACCTCTGTCGCCCTGGTTTTGATGACTTAA
- a CDS encoding hydroxymethylglutaryl-CoA synthase — MTIGIDKIGFATSQYVLKLQDIAEARGVDPEKFSKGLLLNEISIAPLTEDIVTLAASASNSILTDKEKEEIDMVIVATESGIDQSKAAAVFVHGLLGIQPFARSFEIKEACYGATAALHYAKLHVENSPESKVLVIASDIAKYGVGTPGEPTQGAGSVAMLITQNPRIMAFNNDNVAQTRDIMDFWRPNYSSTPYVNGMYSTQQYLDCLTTTWDEYKKRYDWTMGDFAAICFHLPYPKLALKGLRKMMDKTLSKEKQDSLQENFDKSILYSQMIGNIYTGSLFLGLLSLLENAETLKAGDKIVLYSYGSGAVSEFFSGELVEGYEAYLDKDRLSKLKQRTALSVADYEKVFFEEVQLDESGSAQFAGFENQDYALVEIVNHQRRYSKVEK, encoded by the coding sequence ATGACAATCGGTATTGATAAGATTGGTTTTGCGACCAGTCAATATGTCTTGAAATTACAAGACATAGCAGAAGCGAGGGGAGTTGACCCCGAAAAATTTAGCAAGGGACTCTTGTTAAATGAAATTAGTATTGCGCCACTGACTGAGGACATTGTTACCTTGGCAGCTAGTGCAAGCAACTCTATTTTAACAGACAAAGAAAAAGAAGAAATCGACATGGTCATCGTGGCGACCGAGTCAGGGATTGACCAGAGTAAGGCGGCGGCAGTCTTTGTTCATGGTCTATTAGGCATTCAGCCTTTCGCCCGTAGCTTTGAAATCAAAGAAGCTTGCTATGGAGCAACAGCTGCCCTCCATTATGCCAAGTTGCATGTGGAAAATTCTCCAGAGTCCAAGGTTTTGGTCATTGCTAGTGATATTGCCAAGTATGGTGTCGGAACTCCAGGTGAACCAACTCAGGGTGCTGGAAGTGTGGCGATGTTGATCACTCAAAATCCGCGCATTATGGCCTTTAACAATGATAACGTTGCCCAAACGCGCGACATCATGGATTTCTGGCGTCCGAACTACTCAAGCACTCCTTATGTAAACGGCATGTACTCGACCCAACAGTATCTTGATTGCCTGACAACGACTTGGGATGAATACAAGAAGCGCTACGATTGGACTATGGGTGACTTTGCGGCCATTTGTTTCCACTTGCCTTATCCCAAATTAGCCCTAAAAGGCTTGCGCAAGATGATGGACAAAACTTTGTCTAAAGAAAAACAGGATAGTTTGCAAGAAAACTTTGATAAGTCCATCCTCTACAGTCAGATGATTGGGAATATCTATACAGGTTCCCTCTTCCTCGGCCTCCTCTCCCTTTTGGAAAATGCAGAGACTTTGAAGGCTGGAGATAAAATTGTCCTCTATAGCTATGGAAGTGGAGCGGTTTCAGAGTTCTTTAGTGGAGAACTGGTTGAAGGTTATGAAGCTTACCTTGATAAGGATCGCTTGAGCAAACTCAAGCAACGTACAGCATTGTCTGTTGCAGACTATGAAAAAGTCTTCTTTGAAGAGGTGCAGTTGGATGAATCTGGTTCAGCCCAGTTTGCAGGTTTTGAAAATCAAGACTATGCCTTGGTTGAAATTGTCAACCACCAACGCCGTTATAGCAAGGTTGAAAAATAA
- a CDS encoding threonine/serine exporter family protein: MTLTSILLQAVASLLAIINFLIVLNVQRSMLLPGGILGMGVWLLYLVLKEPTNVIVATFIVAVIGSCISQILSILYKTPAVVFVLAILAPLVPGYLSYRTTAFFVTGDYSHALASATLVVMLALVISIGMASGTVILKLYYYIRKQRGISS, from the coding sequence ATGACTCTAACAAGTATTTTGCTCCAAGCAGTGGCGAGTTTGCTCGCCATTATAAACTTTCTAATCGTACTGAATGTTCAACGCTCCATGCTCCTACCTGGTGGTATTTTGGGAATGGGTGTTTGGCTCCTCTATCTCGTACTCAAAGAACCAACCAATGTTATTGTTGCGACCTTTATTGTGGCGGTGATTGGTTCTTGTATCAGCCAGATTTTAAGTATTCTCTATAAGACACCAGCAGTGGTCTTTGTCTTGGCCATTCTTGCCCCCTTGGTGCCAGGTTATCTATCCTATCGGACGACAGCTTTCTTTGTGACAGGCGATTACAGTCATGCCCTTGCCAGTGCGACTTTGGTGGTTATGTTGGCTCTCGTTATTTCTATTGGAATGGCAAGTGGAACGGTGATTTTAAAGCTCTATTACTACATCCGAAAACAGCGAGGAATATCCTCCTGA